The genomic window CAAAAAGGTCGTCTGAAAACCAATACAGGGTTTCAGACGACCTTTTTATTTCATCCTACGCTTCAATCAGGCGTATCTTTCAACTCTGCGCCCAAATCCTTCAAACGCTGCAATACTTCGTCCCATGCTTTATCCAAATCGCGGCACGCTTCGCCTTCCGCCTTGATGCCGAATTCGATATGCGGTTTGACCGCAGTTCCGTCCGCATTCTGCCAGCCGACGCTGGGCAGGCTGTAAGAGCGCACGCCCGGGTAGGTGCGTTCGACGTATTCCATAATCGGCGCGACGCGCGATTCGGGCTGACCGAACACATACACGCTGCGGCTGCCGCGTTCGGTTTGGTTGAAGCGGTCGGCGTAATAAGTATCCAAAACCCATTCCGCCATCGGGTGCGCCATCACGGGGAAGCCGGGGAAGAAATAATGTTCGCGGATGGAAAATCCGGCGATATTGTTGAACGGGTTGGGCACAAGCTCTGCGCCTGCAGGAAAATCCGCCATTTTCAGGCGCTGGGCGTGTTCGGGGGCGTCAAGCGGTTCGCCGCGTTTAAGGGTAACGGCTTCGATGAACTTGGCGGCTTCGGGATGGCGGACGACGGGCAAATCCAAAGCGGCGGCGGCAGCTTGGCGGGTATGGTCGTCGGGCGTGGAACCGATGCCGCCGGTAACGAAAGTCGGCAGGCCGTCTGAAAAGCTGCGGCGCAGTTGTTTGACCAGCAAATCAGGTTCGTCGGGCAGATATTGCACCTGATTGAGCTTCAGCCCGCGCGATTCCAGCAGGGATTTGAAAAAGGCGAAATGCTTGTCTTGGCGGCTGCCGTGCAGAATTTCGTCGCCGATGATGATGAGGTTGAAAGCGTTCATGGATAGGTTTTCTTTACCGATGCCGTCTGAAAATATTGATGGTGCTGTAATTTATTCCCTCTCCCGTGGGAGAGGGTTAGGGAGAGGGCTGAGCTTGCGTTTTTCAGGCAGTGTTTGCTTAAGGGCTGCTGTCTGTGCCCTCTCCCCAACCCTCCCCCACAGGGGAGGGAGTCGGGTTGCGGATGGCCTAAAGGTCGTCTGAAAAGATTTTCAGCAAAACGGGCAAGGCTCATTTTCAGACGACCTTGACGGCTGACAATGTGTTCTATTTATAAGATAATGTTTCAACACACAGGACTACACACAAAGCGCAGCCCTATGTATCGCCCTGATTTGGAAGAGGTTGCATTTCTCCCAAACAGTCTCTGATTCTACCGCCCTGAAGGGCGGGGTTTCAACCGTTAAGGTATTTTTAATAACCCCTTTTAAGTCCGAAGAATTGTTATGAGCCAAAACAATACTATCCTGCAACACCTCCCCATCGGTCAAAAAGTCGGCATCGCCTTCTCCGGCGGCCTCGATACTTCTGCCGCGCTGTTGTGGATGAAACTTAAAGGCGCGCTGCCTTATGCCTACACTGCCAACCTCGGTCAGCCCGACGAAGACGATTACAACGCCATTCCTAAAAAAGCGATGGAATACGGTGCGGAAAACGCCCGCCTAATCGACTGCCGCGCGCAGTTGGCACATGAGGGCATCGCCGCTATCCAATGCGGCGCGTTCCACGTTTCCACCGGCGGCATCGCCTATTTCAACACCACGCCTTTGGGCCGCGCCGTTACCGGCACCATGCTCGTTTCCGCCATGAAGGAAGACGACGTCAACATCTGGGGCGACGGCAGCACCTACAAAGGCAACGACATCGAGCGTTTCTACCGCTACGGCCTCTTGACCAATCCTGCGCTGAAAATCTACAAACCCTGGCTCGACCAACAATTTATCGACGAACTCGGCGGCCGCCACGAAATGAGCGAATTTCTGATTGCCAACGGTTTCAACTACAAAATGTCGGTTGAAAAAGCCTATTCCACCGACTCCAATATGCTCGGCGCGACGCATGAAGCCAAAGATTTGGAATTCCTCAACAGCGGCATCAAAATCGTCAAACCCATCATGGGCGTTGCCTTCTGGGACGAAAGCGTCGAAGTCAAACCCGAAGAAGTCAGCGTACGCTTTGAAGAAGGCGTGCCCGTTGCACTGAACGGCAAAGAATACGCCGACCCCGTCGAACTCTTCCTCGAAGCCAACCGCATCGGCGGCCGCCACGGCTTGGGCATGAGCGACCAAATCGAAAACCGCATCATCGAAGCCAAATCGCGCGGCATCTACGAAGCCCCGGGCATGGCATTGTTCCACATCGCCTACGAACGCTTGGTTACCGGCATCCACAACGAAGACACCATCGAACAATACCGCATCAACGGCCTGCGCCTCGGCCGCCTGCTCTACCAAGGCCGCTGGTTCGACAGCCAAGCCCTCATGTTGCGCGAAACCGCCCAACGCTGGGTCGCCAAAGCCATTACCGGCGAAGTAACCCTTGAATTGCGCCGCGGCAACGACTACTCGATTCTGAACACCGAATCGCCCAACCTGACCTACCAACCCGAACGCCTGAGCATGGAAAAAGTCGAAGACGCCGCGTTCACCCCGCTAGACCGCATCGGTCAGCTCACCATGCGCAACCTCGACATCACCGACACCCGCGCCAAACTGGGTATCTACTCGCAAAGCGGCTTGTTGTCGCTGGGCGAAGGTTCGGTATTGCCGCAGTTGGGCAATAAGAAATAAGGTTTGCTACTTTCATCATTAGCAACTTAAGGGGTCGTCTGAAAAGATGATCCCTTATGTTAAAGGGAATCCTATGAAAGAATACAAAGTCGTCATTTATCAGGAAAACCAGTTGTCCAGTCTGGTTTTCGGCGCAGCCAAAGTCAATCCCGTCAAATTCAGCGCGTTTCTCAACAGCCAAACTCCCGAAGGTTGGCGTGTCGTAACCATGGAAAAAGATCAACGCCGTATGCTCTTATTTTTCAGACGTGAAGCCTACGTCGTCATTTTGGAGCGGGAACGTGTTTAAACTCGGCGTTTATGCCTGTCTCGGGCTGTTTGTCGGCTGGGTGTTGCTGCTGATTCTGCAACTTTGGTTTTCTTTTATCGAGGCAGAATTATTCTTCAAAATTACCCTGACCATGGCGGGGTTGTTTGTCATCATCCTCGCTGCCTTGCTGGTGTGCAGTCAGTATTTTTCCGAAAAGAAAATGAAAGACGACGGGTTTATCAACTGATGCGGCTCCGGATAAAACCTGCATCCAAACCATAATAGGTCGTCTGAAAAACCGTTTTCAGACGACCCCACTATTTCCTCAAATCATTTGAAATCATGAAATTCTTCACACACTTTTATCTTGAAAACCATATGTATTTCAACGACTACTTGAAATACGTCCTCATTTTCGCCGCGCTCGTCGTCCTGCTGCTCGCCGTATCGCAATACCTGCGCCACCGCATGGACACCAAATACCGCGACCTGAGCATTATTGCCCTGCTGCTGCTCATCCTCATCAGCGGCATCCAATACCTCTCATACAGCGAACGCCAAAACTTCGCCGCGGACAACTCGCGCATGGTCGGTTTTCTCAATACCCTGATTGAAAACCAAAAAGTGGAAAAGCGCGACATCAGCGTCAACAGCACGCACCTATACAACGGCATGATCGTCGGCATCAAAAACCAATACTACGAAGTCCATTTCAATCAAGACTTCTCCGCCTACACCCTGACCCCCATCAATCTGGTCAACAACAACATCGAACTTATCGACAAAGAATAACAGGACACACTCATGGAAGCATACTCCCTCCTTGCCCTCAAACTCCTTATGGGAATTTTAGGTTTGGTTTTGCAAATCAACCTTTTAGGTAAAGGCAACCTCGCCCCCACCTCCGCCATGGATCAAGTGCAAAACTATGTTCTCGGCGGCATCATCGGCGGCGTGATTTACAGCGACAGCGTCGGGCTTTTACAGTTTTTCCTCGTGCTGATTTTGTGGACGCTGTTGGTCTTGAGTCTGAAATTCATCAAAAACCACAACCACTGGGTCAAATCCGTGATTGACGGCAAATCCGTCTGGGTCATCGTCAACGGCGAAATCCAAACCGAAGAATGTATGAAAAACGGCATCAGCGCACATGACCTGATGTTTAAGCTCCGTGCCGCCGGCATCTACGAAATCTCTGCCGTCAAACGCGCCGTCATGGAGCAAAACGGCCAGCTCGCCGTCATTCAGTACGGCGACGAAAGCCTGCGTTACCCCCTGATTACCGACGGGCAAATCGACCATGACATCTTAGAAATCATCAAACGCGACGACGAGTGGCTGCAACAGGAACTTGACCGCCTCCATCTTGATGCTTCGAAAGTCTATATCGGCGAATACATCGACGGGAAATTGGTGGCACACCCTTATCCTTGATGGTGAAAATGAAGGTTGTGTTTGGATAGGTTTTCGCAATAAACCTACCGTTAATCCAATGCTCGAATAGAGTCAAAAGAAAAAAGGTCGTCTGAAAACTGAATTTCAGACGACCTTTGTGTTTCTGCGTCCCGCGTTAGAACAATTTGACCAGCGACAGACCGACTTCGTTTTGTTTGTAGCTGTACAGCCAGTCGGTGTTGCTGTGGACGCGGCGGTGTTTGTAGCTGAGGACGGGCTTGAGGCCGGCGAATTTCCAGCGGTCCGCGCCTATGCTGAGGCGGTAGGTTTGTTCTTTGTCTCGGCGGCGTTGTTCGAGGACGGCGTTTTCTTCGCGGTGGCTGCGGATGCCGAAGGAGGCGGAGGCAGAGGCGTCGAAGCCGGCTTCAAACATTTTTGCCGCGCCCAGCCTTGCGGAGATGAGGCGGTAGCTGTCCACGGGTTCTTTGGCTTTGCGCTGCTGCCAGTCTATGCCGCCGTAGAGCATGAGGTCGTTGCGCGGGAAGTAGGACAGGGTGTTGTAAACGGAGAAGAGGCTGCCGTCGAGCAGGCGGGTTTTGTCGGAATAGGAGAGGTGTTTCCACTCGGCTTCGGTGTTCCACGTCCAACTGCCTTTGTCGAGGTTCCACTCGCTGCGCACGCCGTAGGCGCGGTTGAGGGTTTTGCCGCCGCTGCCGTTCCATTCGACAAGCGGGGCGAGGGCGAATGTGTGGCGGTGGTTTTCAAACTGATAACCGGCGCTGAGGTTGAGCGTGTGTTCGTTGAAGTCTTTATGGTCGCGGTAGAAGCGGCCGTAGCCGAGCGCGCGGGCGGCGATGCCGTGATGTCCTTTAATCTGCCAGCGGCGGACGGCGGCGGCTTCGTATTTGATGCCGTTGGCGGAAATGGGTTGGTCGCCTGAAAACTCTTCCCAGCATTCGCCGTCGATTTCGGTTTTACACCACACTTTGCCGCTGGCTTCGTTGATGTTGCTGTTGTGGACGGCGCCGACGGAAAGGCTGCCCTGCCAGCTTTGGCGTTGGTTTAGAGAGTCGCGGAAATGGCCGATGTTTTCTTTGACGGCTTCGGGCAGGTCTTCGTTTTGCAGGCGCATAAATTCGGAAGTGGCTTCGCGGTTCAGACGACCTTCAAAGAGCAGGCGGGCGTAATCGAGCCGTCCGCGCGTGAAGTCGGGATGGCGTTGCAGCAGGGTTTCGTAGTCTTGTTTGGCATCTTTCCACCTGCCTTCGCCGCGGGCGAGCGAGGCGCGGGCAAAGAGGGCGATGTCGGGGTCGTATTCGGTTTGCTGGGTATAACGCTCAAGCAGCGGGCGCACGGTTTGCCAGTCGCTGCGGTTGACGGCGTTAAACAGGGCTTCGCCTTGGTCGGCTTCGGGGTCGGTTTCGGCTGTCTGCCCGATGTGTTCGGCGGGAATGTCGAGGCGGTATTCGCGCACTTTTTGTTCCTGTTCCTGCATGGTTTGGCGGGTATCCTGCCACAGGCGTTGCGCGGTACGGTCGTCTGAAAAGTCGGAGCGTGGCGCGGCAAGGACGGGGGCGGCGAGAAAGAGGATAAGGCAGGCAGACGGTTTGTACATGGTGTCGGCTTTCCGGTCGGCGGTTTCAGACGACCTTGAGAAGGTTGGCGGGCTGGTGTTTAAAAAAGCCTGCGTGAAGCAGGCTTTCATTTTACTTAACTCATTTTACTTAACTACGGATTTTAGCGTTTTACACCGCCGTATGCTGTATCCAAGTTGCGGTTGGTTTTAAATTTGGCAACACCGGCCAGCGCGCTTGCGTTGTGACCGAAGAAGTGGCCTTCGGTTTTACCGAAGTGGCCGTTGGCGCGGGCATAGCCTTCAAACGATGCGCTGGACGGTTTGATGCGGGCATGGACATCCATGTTGACCGCGTTGTTCTTCATAGAACCTGCCAAGACGCGTTGACCGAAGTCTGCGCGCAAAGTACCGACCATCGGGTTGTTGCCGGTGTAGTTGTTGATACCTTTAACTGCGTAGTTGGCTACGCCTGATACCGGCATAGAAGTAGCGCGTTTGTCGCCTGAGTAGAAAACGCCGCGATTGGTGCCTTTGGCGTATTCTTTACCGACCCATTCGCCGTAATACACTTCCGAGCCGCCGCTCTTGATGGTATTGAACGCATAGCGGCCGAGGTTTTGACGGGTGTATGCGTCGTTGACCTGTACGGTTTTCACGCCGTTGCGGTCTACATTGCCGGGCATGCGGTTGACGTTGGTGTAGTGCACGCCCGAACGGTAGGCAGCGTGTTTCATCACTTTTTCGCCTTCGGCTTCAGATGCGGGTTTGCCCCATTTTTTGCCGTATTTGTGGTTTTGGTAACTGTAATCAAATGGATTGTAGGCATTGTTGGCGGCAAATACGCCTGCGCTGAACAAAACAGCCAAAACAGCAGCGGTGGTTTTTTGCAGATTCAGTTTCATGATACGCTCCTTAGGGGAAAAACGATGGTGGGGAAAATGATGTTCCGTCCGTGTCAGTGTGAGCAGACTATCGTTATGTGAGGAGACTTGTTTTTCTTTTTTCTGAACATCATTCTAGAGGGGGAGTGTTAGAGGAGAATTAGCGGATGTTTTGGAGAACGTTGGAATGAGATAAGAATAGGATAAGAATGTTTGTTTTTAGTTAAGAAGTATAGTAACCACGGCTGGTGTTGCCGCACGCCGCAATTTAATCTGTCCTTATTGAGATGTTTTGGTGATGGATTAATTGAAATGATTCATAAAGAAGGGGAAAGGTCGTCTGAACATTTCTTTCGGCAGAACCCGTAGAATTTGTTTCAGACGACTTTTTAAATTGAGAAATAATATCTAGGAAATAGGCAAAAAAATAACCGCCTGAGGCGGTTTGTTTTGGTGGCCAGAGGCGGAATCGAACCGCCGACACACGGATTTTCAATCCGTTGCTCTACCAACTGAGCTATCTGGCCTTCGCTGTTTCGTTGCGAGATGTGCATTAAACCAAAAACGGCGTTTTAACGCAAGGTTTATTTCGATGCGCCATATATTATTTTTATAAACATATGTTTTATATTGGATTAAAAAGCAGCGTATTTGGCAGGTTTTGCCCATTTTTCGCAGCCTTTCCTATAAATAGGCAATACGATAAAATACGCGCTGTCTGAAACACCATCATGAAGGAAGCCGCCATGACCCGTATGGTTCACTGCGTCAAACTCGGCAAAGAGGCCGAAGGTATGAAATTCCCGCCACTGCCCAACGAGCTGGGCAAGCGTATTTTTGAAAATGTGTCCCAAGAGGCTTGGAATGCGTGGACGCGCCATCAAACCATGCTGATTAACGAAAACCGCCTGAGCCTTGCCGACCCGCGCGCGCGCGAATATTTGGCGCAACAGATGGAGCAGTATTTCTTCGGAGACGGGGCGGATGCTGTTCAGGGCTATGTCCCTCCGCAAGAATAAGCGCAAGCTGTTTTGAATGACAAAGGTCGTCTGAAACCAAAGTTGGTTTTCAAACGACCTTTTTTGTTTGACGGGCAATTATGCGCCGAATACTTTCAAACGGTTTTCCACAGGCTCGAAGGCTTTTTCACCGGCAGGCGCTTCGATGCCGCCGATAACCATTTGCGCGCGCAAAAGCCAGCTTTCGGGCAGGTTCCATTCTTTGGCGATGGCGGCGTCGGGCAGCGGGTTGTAGTGTTGCAGGTTCGCGCCCACGCCGGCGGCGGCAAGCGTTGTCCAGACGGCGTATTGCGTCATCGCGTTCGCATGGTCCGCCCAAACGGGGAAGTTGGCGGCATAAGAAGGAAACTGCTCTTGCAGGCCTTTGACGACGTTTTGGTCTTCGAAGAACAAAATGATCGCCGCGCCTGCTTTGAACAGATTTAATTTTTGCGCGGTCGGTTCGAATTGTTCGGCAGGCACGATGGCGCGCAATGCGTCTTCCACGAATTGCCACACTTTGCCGTGTTCTTCGCCGAAGAGGACGACGACGCGGGTGGATTGTGAGTTGAAGGAAGAAGGCGTGTGTAAGACGGCATGTTTGACGATTTCGCTGATTTCTTCGTTGCTGATGGGCAGGTTTTTATTCAGCGCGTAAATGGAACGGCGGGTTTCTGCCGCTTGTTGCAAGGTTTGATAAGTCATGTTGTTTTTCCTTTGATTGATGTTTAATCGGTTGGCGGGTTTGGAAATCTATTCGTAAAACCCGCTTTGCTTGTTTTCAGACGACCTTTGGGTACATCAGGCTTTGTCTTTGCCAATCAGGTTGTCCAATGCCAATGAGCCGCCGCCGGCTGCTGCGAGATAGAGGAACACGAAGCAGAACAAGACTGCCGATTCGCCGCCGTTGGCAAGCGGGAACAGCGCCGAACCTTTGGCAGCGTGTGCCATAAAGTAGGCAGCCGCCATCTGACCGGACAGGACGAAGGCGGTAGGACGGGTAAACATTCCGAGAATCAACATGATGCCGCCGACGATTTCCAAAATACCCGCCACCAGCATCAAGCCTTCGGGCGAGCCGCTGCCCATGGCGGTCGGGAAGCCGAAGAATTTTGCCGTACCGTGCAAGAGGAAGAGGTAGGCGGTTACGATACGCAAAATGGACAATAAAATAGGTTGGATACGGGCGCAGGTTGCAGACATGGCATACTCCTAATCAAAATGTAAGAACGAAATGAAAACTAATCTTATCTGGGCAGTATAGATAATTACTGCCAGTAGATATATACTGCTTTTATTGATACAACGTTTCCCCAAAAGAAAAGATGGATACCCTGTTCAGCCTCAAAGTTTTCCGCCAAGTCGTCCAAAGCGGCAGCTTCACCCGCGCCGCCGAGCAGCTTGATATTTCCACCGCGATGGCGAGCAAACACGTCAGCCATCTGGAAAATTCGATTAAAGCCAAACTGCTGCACCGCAACAGCCGCAACCTCCACCTGACCGAAGCGGGCGAAGAATACTACCGCCAATGCA from Neisseria sp. DTU_2020_1000833_1_SI_GRL_NUU_006 includes these protein-coding regions:
- a CDS encoding DUF4177 domain-containing protein, with translation MKEYKVVIYQENQLSSLVFGAAKVNPVKFSAFLNSQTPEGWRVVTMEKDQRRMLLFFRREAYVVILERERV
- a CDS encoding competence/damage-inducible protein A; its protein translation is MNAFNLIIIGDEILHGSRQDKHFAFFKSLLESRGLKLNQVQYLPDEPDLLVKQLRRSFSDGLPTFVTGGIGSTPDDHTRQAAAAALDLPVVRHPEAAKFIEAVTLKRGEPLDAPEHAQRLKMADFPAGAELVPNPFNNIAGFSIREHYFFPGFPVMAHPMAEWVLDTYYADRFNQTERGSRSVYVFGQPESRVAPIMEYVERTYPGVRSYSLPSVGWQNADGTAVKPHIEFGIKAEGEACRDLDKAWDEVLQRLKDLGAELKDTPD
- the argG gene encoding argininosuccinate synthase, with protein sequence MSQNNTILQHLPIGQKVGIAFSGGLDTSAALLWMKLKGALPYAYTANLGQPDEDDYNAIPKKAMEYGAENARLIDCRAQLAHEGIAAIQCGAFHVSTGGIAYFNTTPLGRAVTGTMLVSAMKEDDVNIWGDGSTYKGNDIERFYRYGLLTNPALKIYKPWLDQQFIDELGGRHEMSEFLIANGFNYKMSVEKAYSTDSNMLGATHEAKDLEFLNSGIKIVKPIMGVAFWDESVEVKPEEVSVRFEEGVPVALNGKEYADPVELFLEANRIGGRHGLGMSDQIENRIIEAKSRGIYEAPGMALFHIAYERLVTGIHNEDTIEQYRINGLRLGRLLYQGRWFDSQALMLRETAQRWVAKAITGEVTLELRRGNDYSILNTESPNLTYQPERLSMEKVEDAAFTPLDRIGQLTMRNLDITDTRAKLGIYSQSGLLSLGEGSVLPQLGNKK
- a CDS encoding DUF3290 family protein, which codes for MKFFTHFYLENHMYFNDYLKYVLIFAALVVLLLAVSQYLRHRMDTKYRDLSIIALLLLILISGIQYLSYSERQNFAADNSRMVGFLNTLIENQKVEKRDISVNSTHLYNGMIVGIKNQYYEVHFNQDFSAYTLTPINLVNNNIELIDKE
- a CDS encoding Slam-dependent surface lipoprotein — translated: MKLNLQKTTAAVLAVLFSAGVFAANNAYNPFDYSYQNHKYGKKWGKPASEAEGEKVMKHAAYRSGVHYTNVNRMPGNVDRNGVKTVQVNDAYTRQNLGRYAFNTIKSGGSEVYYGEWVGKEYAKGTNRGVFYSGDKRATSMPVSGVANYAVKGINNYTGNNPMVGTLRADFGQRVLAGSMKNNAVNMDVHARIKPSSASFEGYARANGHFGKTEGHFFGHNASALAGVAKFKTNRNLDTAYGGVKR
- a CDS encoding DUF421 domain-containing protein — translated: MEAYSLLALKLLMGILGLVLQINLLGKGNLAPTSAMDQVQNYVLGGIIGGVIYSDSVGLLQFFLVLILWTLLVLSLKFIKNHNHWVKSVIDGKSVWVIVNGEIQTEECMKNGISAHDLMFKLRAAGIYEISAVKRAVMEQNGQLAVIQYGDESLRYPLITDGQIDHDILEIIKRDDEWLQQELDRLHLDASKVYIGEYIDGKLVAHPYP
- a CDS encoding DoxX family protein yields the protein MSATCARIQPILLSILRIVTAYLFLLHGTAKFFGFPTAMGSGSPEGLMLVAGILEIVGGIMLILGMFTRPTAFVLSGQMAAAYFMAHAAKGSALFPLANGGESAVLFCFVFLYLAAAGGGSLALDNLIGKDKA
- a CDS encoding porin family protein; translated protein: MYKPSACLILFLAAPVLAAPRSDFSDDRTAQRLWQDTRQTMQEQEQKVREYRLDIPAEHIGQTAETDPEADQGEALFNAVNRSDWQTVRPLLERYTQQTEYDPDIALFARASLARGEGRWKDAKQDYETLLQRHPDFTRGRLDYARLLFEGRLNREATSEFMRLQNEDLPEAVKENIGHFRDSLNQRQSWQGSLSVGAVHNSNINEASGKVWCKTEIDGECWEEFSGDQPISANGIKYEAAAVRRWQIKGHHGIAARALGYGRFYRDHKDFNEHTLNLSAGYQFENHRHTFALAPLVEWNGSGGKTLNRAYGVRSEWNLDKGSWTWNTEAEWKHLSYSDKTRLLDGSLFSVYNTLSYFPRNDLMLYGGIDWQQRKAKEPVDSYRLISARLGAAKMFEAGFDASASASFGIRSHREENAVLEQRRRDKEQTYRLSIGADRWKFAGLKPVLSYKHRRVHSNTDWLYSYKQNEVGLSLVKLF
- a CDS encoding oxidative damage protection protein, giving the protein MTRMVHCVKLGKEAEGMKFPPLPNELGKRIFENVSQEAWNAWTRHQTMLINENRLSLADPRAREYLAQQMEQYFFGDGADAVQGYVPPQE
- a CDS encoding nitroreductase family protein, producing MTYQTLQQAAETRRSIYALNKNLPISNEEISEIVKHAVLHTPSSFNSQSTRVVVLFGEEHGKVWQFVEDALRAIVPAEQFEPTAQKLNLFKAGAAIILFFEDQNVVKGLQEQFPSYAANFPVWADHANAMTQYAVWTTLAAAGVGANLQHYNPLPDAAIAKEWNLPESWLLRAQMVIGGIEAPAGEKAFEPVENRLKVFGA